Proteins encoded in a region of the Xylocopa sonorina isolate GNS202 chromosome 1, iyXylSono1_principal, whole genome shotgun sequence genome:
- the Hasp gene encoding hig-anchoring scaffold protein, with the protein MRLGGFLLLHLLLLCIFFLASEARLSQQAADDDDDDDDDDWEDDEDEDDDADDQSYQAKPEVDDDGRIYKNPRNSPSAMCPRDEGQAELLGQKCLRKCSTDEDCKSKKKKCRCDGVCGMSCIKPERECPILNEIQHGVMTVTGRFFGDRAHYTCDPDYFTVGLTERTCRADGKWTGTNPSCKKDPTSFCSQPPKVKNARHNALAEQTTFDLDSDVQYFCSHGYMTTGIKKARCLLMEGVASWFGPDITCEPQNCGPPADIANGWHAGECYTYDCRVSYHCADGYELVGKAEKLCLADGTWTPKESPQCVQVTTVECPKPENPVNGKAVYTSYAYNSIVSYECKYGYTVVGPATRRCGADRKWTGKTPTCQEINCGSPGVLYNGWIENIETGTGLGASIIFRCNDHMKLEGNTSSVCQIDGKWRYPLPQCLAPCVVPQIENGNITVASHDKDHINNVTVVEHGERLLVYCEENYEFAANATPVVCNNGTWSIVPSCSPARCKLLPKPPKDGIVVAPKTDHGMKAVFMCKDGYELVGGGPQNSSISVECQYGDWIGDIPHCIQVYCPFPGFIENGKVFLMGNMGVYDYRPYVKKVVNNKQIMYDCDKGYVLDEGPTGATCIGGSWSPKELPKCIPGQHPRLRWSRRRRSVNEEDLTINYRKFIEFFRKIGKKLLHLEMNKGKEHSKHKMEAKNSNSSHHNSTEASWKKHLGHGNRSRLREEKMIDFLKIVYRKLQRIDARQSNNSTNGSMHDLLNAMSKNFFHVDLSESRRNNSGRGRSEFEIRNQREFIKLKREFERIMRFYNKSMRWNEKQSRKDSKKKGQSHGEKGKKSKDKKKHRKNYYKGFYEFVNSYVTEKLSMLEARNATEELIKNMKIDKFTVRNGTTFTVGEMYAFFKHIIEAKLNGTEDATLPEASTTTTTSTVSSTVPSATTSIHVNDSSPATSSSTSTTSSTCTTLATLREIESRDNRSSTVPSNESPLLDNEIPAKEGVAKHRSKRIRNASEDSAPPRQKRRLLSLNGMSIADKRNDPGSSSWRGEKQRATKRFKAYDDEKTRLFTFKELEAQQQSRSKRFLPPSELDNQIFLKNLYLHAYENGYRANVKRSIVQGANHTNDRQQPLVYRRRKGNLDAYEIK; encoded by the exons ATGAGGCTAGGTGGGTTCCTTCTGTTGCATCTCCTCTTGCTCTGCATATTCTTCCTCGCGTCGGAGGCGAGGCTGAGTCAACAGGCagccgacgacgacgacgacgacgacgacgatgactgggaggacgacgaggacgaggacgacgacgcgGACGACCAGTCTTACCAGGCGAAGCCCGAGGTGGACGATGACGGACGGATCTACAAGAACCCGAGGAATTCACCGTCGGCTATGTGCCCGCGGGACGAGGGACAGGCGGAATTGCTCGGGCAGAAGTGTCTGCGAAAGTGTTCCACCGACGAGGACTGCAAGAGCAAGAAGAAGAAGTGCAGATGCGACGGTGTCTGCGGGATGTCTTGCATCAAGCCTGAGAGGGAATGTCCGATCCTGAACGAGATCCAACACGGGGTGATGACGGTCACCGGGCGATTTTTCGGCGATCGAGCGCATTACACCTGCGATCCTGATTACTTCACCGTTGGCCTCACCGAGAGGACCTGCAGGGCCGACGGTAAATGGACGGGCACGAATCCATCCTGCAAGAAGGACCCGACTTCCTTCTGCTCCCAACCGCCGAAGGTGAAAAACGCGCGCCACAACGCGCTCGCCGAGCAGACGACCTTCGACCTGGACAGCGACGTGCAATACTTTTGCAGCCACGGTTACATGACTACCGGTATCAAGAAGGCGAGGTGCCTGTTGATGGAAGGTGTTGCTAGCTGGTTCGGGCCCGACATCACCTGCGAGCCGCAGAATTGCGGACCTCCCGCGGATATTGCGAACGGCTGGCACGCTG GCGAGTGTTACACGTACGATTGCCGCGTGTCGTATCACTGCGCGGACGGCTACGAATTAGTCGGCAAAGCGGAGAAGCTCTGCTTGGCGGATGGCACATGGACTCCGAAAGAATCGCCACAATGCGTTCAA GTCACAACGGTGGAATGCCCAAAACCGGAGAATCCAGTGAACGGGAAGGCGGTGTACACCTCGTACGCGTACAATTCCATCGTTTCGTACGAGTGCAAGTACGGGTACACGGTGGTGGGCCCGGCGACCAGACGCTGTGGTGCGGATAGAAAATGGACTGGAAAAACACCTACCTGCCAGGAGATTAATTGCGGTTCACCTGGCGTTCTGTACAACGGTTGGATCGAGAACATCGAGACGG GTACGGGTCTGGGTGCCAGCATAATTTTCCGGTGCAACGATCACATGAAGCTCGAGGGTAACACCTCGTCGGTCTGTCAGATCGACGGGAAGTGGCGTTACCCGTTGCCGCAGTGTCTCGCGCCTTGTGTCGTGCCGCAGATAGAAAACGGGAACATCACCGTGGCCAGCCACGACAAGGATCACATCAACAACGTGACCGTGGTGGAGCACGGCGAGAGGTTGCTCGTCTACTGCGAGGAGAATTACGAGTTCGCCGCGAACGCGACCCCCGTCGTCTGCAATAACGGCACGTGGTCCATAGTGCCCAGTTGTTCGCCAGCCAGGTGCAAGCTGCTACCGAAACCACCGAAGGACGGCATAGTGGTCGCGCCTAAAACCGACCACGGCATGAAGGCGGTGTTCATGTGCAAAGACGGCTACGAGCTGGTCGGTGGTGGCCCACAGAATTCCTCGATATCGGTCGAATGCCAGTACGGCGACTGGATCGGGGACATCCCTCATTGCATCCAAGTCTACTGTCCTTTCCCCGGTTTCATCGAGAACGGGAAGGTCTTCCTGATGGGCAACATGGGAGTCTACGATTACAGACCGTACGTGAAGAAGGTCGTGAACAACAAGCAGATTATGTACGACTGCGACAAGGGTTACGTGCTGGACGAGGGACCTACCGGGGCTACCTGCATCGGTGGAAGCTGGAGCCCCAAGGAACTGCCCAAGTGCATCCCCGGGCAACATCCTAGGCTCAGATGGAGCAGACGTCGACGGTCCGTCAACGAGGAGGATCTCACTATAAACTATAG AAAATTCATCGAATTCTTCCGGAAGATCGGCAAGAAACTGTTGCACCTGGAGATGAACAAAGGCAAGGAGCACTCGAAGCACAAGATGGAGGCGAAGAATTCCAACTCGAGCCACCACAACAGCACGGAAGCCTCGTGGAAGAAGCATCTGGGTCACGGGAACAGATCGCGGCTTCGCGAGGAGAAGATGATCGACTTCCTAAAGATCGTCTACCGGAAGCTGCAACGTATCGACGCGAGGCAATCGAACAACTCCACGAACGGCAGCATGCACGACCTTTTGAACGCGATGAGCAAGAACTTCTTCCACGTGGATCTGTCCGAGTCGCGGCGGAACAATTCCGGCAGAGGTCGCTCCGAGTTCGAGATTCGCAATCAAAGGGAGTTCATCAAGTTGAAGCGGGAGTTCGAGCGAATCATGCGGTTCTACAACAAATCGATGCGCTGGAACGAGAAGCAAAGTCGTAAGGATTCGAAGAAGAAAGGGCAGTCGCACGGCGAGAAGGGGAAGAAATCGAAGGATAAGAAGAAGCACCGCAAGAACTACTACAAAGGATTCTACGAGTTCGTGAACAGCTACGTGACCGAGAAACTCTCGATGCTGGAGGCTCGAAACGCGACCGAGGAGCTGATAAAGAACATGAAGATCGACAAGTTCACGGTACGGAACGGCACCACGTTCACCGTGGGCGAGATGTACGCGTTCTTCAAACATATCATAGAGGCTAAACTGAACGGCACGGAGGACGCGACGTTGCCGGAGGcatcgacgacaacgacgacgagcaCGGTGTCCTCCACTGTCCCGAGCGCAACCACCAGCATCCACGTTAATGACAGCAGCCCGGCGACGTCGTCGAGCACGTCGACGACAAGCAGCACGTGCACGACGCTGGCGACGCTGAGAGAGATCGAGTCGCGCGATAATCGATCTTCAACGGTGCCCAGTAACGAGTCTCCGCTGTTGGACAACGAGATCCCGGCCAAAGAAGGAGTGGCAAAGCACCGCAGCAAGCGAATACGAAACGCGTCCGAGGATAGCGCACCGCCGCGTCAGAAGAGGAGGCTGCTGTCCCTGAACGGCATGTCGATCGCGGACAAGAGGAACGATCCCGGCTCGTCGTCGTGGCGGGGCGAGAAACAGAGAGCCACGAAAAGGTTCAAGGCCTACGACGACGAGAAGACCAGGCTGTTCACGTTCAAGGAGCTGGAGGCCCAACAGCAGAGCCGCTCGAAACGATTCCTGCCACCGTCTGAGCTGGATAATCAAATCTTTCTAAAGAACTTGTATCTGCACGCGTACGAGAACGGGTACCGGGCGAACGTGAAACGGTCGATCGTCCAGGGGGCGAATCACACGAACGATCGGCAACAACCGTTGGTCTACAGGAGACGCAAGGGGAACCTGGACGCGTACGAGATCAAGTGA